From a region of the Haloferax volcanii DS2 genome:
- a CDS encoding DUF7126 family protein, with the protein MTTAVVAGADPDGLGEALEDEGATVVRVAGIASADSLSEAGIEDADLLVLTDMDDATAIAVAKEQNPDVRVVTYAYDTLPEFAKGQADLAIDPNLLAVDVVAEELV; encoded by the coding sequence ATGACGACGGCAGTCGTCGCGGGGGCGGACCCCGACGGACTCGGTGAAGCGCTCGAAGACGAGGGCGCGACGGTCGTCCGCGTCGCCGGCATCGCCTCCGCCGACTCCCTCAGCGAGGCCGGCATCGAGGACGCCGACCTGCTCGTGCTCACCGACATGGACGACGCGACGGCCATCGCGGTGGCCAAAGAGCAGAACCCCGACGTGCGCGTCGTGACCTACGCCTACGACACCCTTCCGGAGTTCGCCAAGGGACAGGCCGACCTCGCCATCGACCCGAACCTGCTCGCGGTCGACGTGGTCGCCGAAGAACTCGTCTGA
- a CDS encoding DUF4397 domain-containing protein, which translates to MLKSLGATGLLLAGGGTTAAARSGGVAAGDARFRVGHFSPDAPPVDVYVNGDPFPGLQGVPFGALSDYFTVPAGTYQVEVTPAGDASTVVIDAGVTFRRNRDYTVAATDVLDAITPVVLTDTNRPAPYGKASVRVVHFSPDAPEVDIVVKDGPTLFSGLAFGDVSQYETVPAGTYDLQVVLSSNGAVVLDLPGTTLPGGRTISVFAIGFATGGSPGFSVLPVVDAVSPARKPKPPSGGDVCRVG; encoded by the coding sequence ATGCTGAAGAGCCTCGGCGCGACCGGCCTCCTGCTCGCAGGCGGCGGGACGACCGCGGCGGCACGCTCCGGTGGCGTCGCCGCGGGTGATGCGCGGTTCCGAGTCGGCCACTTCTCGCCCGACGCGCCCCCCGTAGACGTGTACGTAAACGGCGACCCCTTCCCCGGCTTGCAGGGCGTCCCGTTCGGCGCGCTCTCCGACTACTTCACCGTCCCCGCGGGGACGTATCAGGTCGAGGTGACGCCCGCGGGCGACGCCTCGACGGTGGTCATCGACGCCGGGGTCACGTTCCGGCGCAACCGCGATTACACCGTCGCGGCGACGGACGTGCTCGACGCTATCACGCCCGTCGTGCTCACGGACACGAACCGCCCGGCACCGTACGGCAAGGCCAGCGTCCGCGTCGTGCACTTCTCGCCCGACGCGCCCGAGGTCGACATCGTCGTCAAAGACGGCCCGACGCTGTTCTCGGGACTGGCGTTCGGTGACGTTTCGCAGTACGAGACGGTGCCCGCCGGGACGTACGACCTCCAGGTCGTCCTGTCGTCGAACGGGGCGGTCGTGCTCGACCTCCCCGGGACGACGCTCCCCGGCGGCCGGACCATCTCGGTGTTCGCCATCGGGTTCGCCACCGGCGGGTCGCCCGGCTTCAGCGTTCTGCCCGTGGTGGACGCCGTCTCGCCCGCTCGCAAGCCCAAGCCACCGTCCGGCGGCGACGTCTGTCGCGTGGGCTGA
- a CDS encoding RAD55 family ATPase, producing MSQIPFGVPRLDSIIGGGAPPGNVVLLAGESGAGAREFLYTSATMNALSHTDAELFDLHYGSLADTATPPPEIHYVSFTAGEEYLRREMGYTMDDEVVESAVEHIEFHDLSPEYFQLSPIPREWYLGQPTKLEDLGHRHNRESVLGALGSTLSEHAAGNLVVIDSLTDLVAGQSDEMTWSDIAMVIKGLEKASYQWGGLILVLVSTEALSKTELGVLKGATGGTLLFEWESGGSKRARTMVVQEFRGVLARLESENIVQFETEINESGLDVSDVRKIR from the coding sequence ATGTCTCAAATCCCCTTCGGCGTCCCCCGCCTCGACAGCATCATCGGCGGCGGCGCACCCCCGGGGAACGTCGTGCTCCTCGCGGGGGAGTCCGGCGCGGGCGCTCGGGAGTTCCTCTACACGAGCGCGACGATGAACGCCCTCTCGCACACCGACGCAGAGCTGTTCGACCTCCACTACGGCTCGCTCGCGGACACCGCGACGCCGCCGCCGGAGATTCACTACGTCTCGTTTACCGCCGGCGAGGAGTACCTGCGCCGCGAGATGGGCTACACGATGGACGACGAGGTCGTCGAGTCCGCGGTCGAACACATCGAGTTTCACGACCTCTCGCCGGAGTACTTCCAGCTCAGCCCGATTCCGCGCGAGTGGTATCTCGGCCAGCCGACGAAGTTAGAGGACCTCGGCCACCGACACAACCGCGAATCCGTGTTGGGCGCGCTGGGGAGCACTCTGAGCGAACACGCCGCCGGCAACCTCGTCGTCATCGACTCCCTGACCGACCTCGTGGCGGGCCAGTCCGACGAGATGACGTGGTCGGACATCGCCATGGTCATCAAGGGGCTGGAGAAGGCCTCCTACCAGTGGGGCGGGCTCATCCTCGTGCTCGTGAGCACCGAAGCGCTCTCGAAGACCGAACTCGGCGTCCTCAAGGGCGCGACCGGCGGGACGCTGCTGTTCGAGTGGGAGTCCGGCGGGTCGAAGCGCGCGCGGACGATGGTCGTCCAAGAGTTCCGCGGCGTGCTCGCCCGACTGGAGAGCGAGAACATCGTGCAGTTCGAGACCGAAATCAACGAAAGCGGCCTCGACGTGAGCGACGTGCGGAAGATTCGCTGA
- a CDS encoding beta-ribofuranosylaminobenzene 5'-phosphate synthase family protein: MVRVSTGARIHFGFLNLSLARDRLYGGVGVALDEPRVVVAAEPASEVRCRHPAAREYAEQAVELLGVEGVDVSVERTLPRHAGLGSGTQLALAVLRSVAAATDREADVRRLAPEMGRGGRSGVGVATFEAGGAVLDAGHPTARFTTDRPEDGSWSVPTVAARHEVPDRWRFLLVVPDADPGRNGAAEESSMRSVVERADAQTGDRIAGIVTRRLLPALAEGSAERFGEAVESVGRLNGTWYADEQGGVYRPPVGALVSSLSESPVVYGAGQSSWGPTVYGVTDADHVDEAVEAGRAALSDADIEGTVSVARGRNRGASVE; the protein is encoded by the coding sequence ATGGTCCGGGTCTCGACCGGCGCGCGCATCCACTTCGGCTTCCTCAATCTGAGCCTCGCCCGCGACCGCCTCTACGGCGGCGTGGGCGTCGCGCTCGACGAGCCGCGGGTGGTCGTCGCCGCCGAGCCCGCGTCCGAGGTTCGGTGTCGGCATCCCGCCGCCCGCGAGTACGCCGAGCAGGCGGTCGAACTTCTCGGCGTCGAGGGCGTCGACGTATCGGTCGAGCGTACCCTGCCGCGACACGCCGGCCTCGGCAGCGGGACGCAGCTCGCGCTCGCGGTGTTGCGGTCGGTCGCGGCCGCCACCGACCGCGAGGCCGACGTACGCCGACTCGCCCCCGAGATGGGTCGCGGCGGGCGCTCCGGAGTCGGCGTCGCCACGTTCGAAGCCGGCGGGGCCGTCCTCGACGCGGGCCACCCGACCGCGCGCTTCACCACCGACAGACCGGAAGACGGCTCGTGGTCGGTGCCGACGGTCGCCGCCCGACACGAGGTGCCCGACCGCTGGCGGTTCCTGCTCGTCGTCCCCGACGCCGACCCCGGCCGCAACGGCGCGGCCGAGGAGTCGAGCATGCGCTCCGTCGTCGAGCGCGCGGACGCCCAGACCGGCGACCGAATCGCCGGCATCGTCACCCGGCGGCTCCTCCCGGCGCTCGCCGAGGGGTCCGCCGAGCGCTTCGGCGAGGCCGTCGAGTCCGTCGGCCGGCTCAACGGGACGTGGTACGCCGACGAGCAAGGCGGCGTCTACCGGCCGCCGGTCGGCGCGCTCGTCTCGTCGCTGTCGGAGTCGCCCGTCGTCTACGGCGCGGGCCAGTCGTCGTGGGGGCCGACCGTCTACGGCGTGACCGACGCCGACCACGTCGACGAGGCGGTCGAGGCGGGCCGCGCCGCGCTGTCCGACGCCGACATCGAGGGCACCGTCTCGGTCGCCCGCGGGCGGAACCGCGGCGCGAGCGTCGAGTGA
- the guaA gene encoding glutamine-hydrolyzing GMP synthase, with amino-acid sequence MVNVDEFIEDATASIRDQIGDEHAIIALSGGVDSSVAATLAYEAVGEQLTPVYVDTGLMRKGETEQIADTFSFMESLRVVDARDRFFDALEGVVDPEEKRKVIGEQFIREFEREAKETDAQYLVQGTIYPDRIESEGNIKSHHNVGGLPDVVDFEGIVEPVRDLYKDEVREVARALGLESIIAERMPFPGPGLAVRVLGEVTPEKVQVARDACHVVEDETEKHDPWQAFAAVIGKGTGVKGDNRVHGWIVSVRSVESRDGMTARAQELPWDTLQRIQSRITGTNENVARVVYDVTHKPPATIEYE; translated from the coding sequence ATGGTAAACGTAGACGAATTCATCGAAGACGCGACCGCATCGATTCGCGACCAAATCGGCGACGAGCACGCCATCATCGCCCTCTCGGGCGGCGTGGACTCCTCGGTCGCCGCGACGCTCGCCTACGAGGCCGTCGGCGAGCAACTCACCCCGGTCTACGTCGACACCGGCCTGATGCGCAAAGGCGAGACCGAGCAGATTGCGGACACCTTCTCCTTCATGGAGAGCCTCCGCGTCGTCGACGCCCGGGACCGCTTTTTCGACGCCCTCGAAGGCGTCGTCGACCCCGAGGAAAAGCGCAAGGTCATCGGCGAGCAGTTCATCCGCGAGTTCGAGCGCGAGGCCAAAGAGACCGACGCCCAGTACCTCGTGCAGGGGACCATCTACCCCGACCGCATCGAGTCCGAGGGCAACATCAAGTCCCACCACAACGTCGGCGGCCTGCCGGACGTGGTGGACTTCGAGGGCATCGTCGAACCCGTCCGCGACCTCTACAAAGACGAGGTCCGCGAGGTCGCCCGCGCGCTCGGCCTCGAATCCATCATCGCCGAGCGGATGCCGTTCCCGGGGCCGGGGCTGGCGGTCCGCGTCCTCGGCGAAGTCACGCCCGAGAAGGTGCAGGTCGCCCGCGACGCGTGTCACGTCGTCGAAGACGAGACCGAAAAGCACGACCCGTGGCAGGCGTTCGCCGCCGTCATCGGCAAGGGCACCGGCGTCAAGGGTGACAACCGCGTCCACGGCTGGATTGTCTCCGTGCGCTCCGTGGAGTCGCGCGACGGCATGACCGCCCGCGCGCAGGAACTGCCATGGGACACCCTCCAGCGCATCCAGTCGCGCATCACCGGGACGAACGAGAACGTCGCCCGCGTCGTCTACGACGTGACCCACAAACCGCCGGCGACCATCGAGTACGAATGA